agaggagactgtgtgaatcaggccttcatagtagaatatctgctaggaaaccactgctaaggacagacaacaagcagaagcgacttgtttgggctaaagaacacaaggaatggacattagaccagtggaaatctgtgctttggtctgatgagtccaaatttgagatctttggttccaaccaccgtgtatttgtgcgacgcagaaaaggtgaacggatggacgctacatgcctggttcccaccgtgaagcatggaggaggaggtgtgatagtgtgggggtgctttgctggtgacactgttggtgattcattcaaaattgaaggcatactgaaccagcatggctaccacagcgtcttgcagcggcatgctattccatccggtttgcgtttagttggaccatcatttatttttcaacaggacaatgaccccaaacacacctccaggctgtgtaagggctatttgaccatgaaggagagtgatggggtgctgcgtcagatgacctggcctccacagtcaccggacctgaacccaatcgagatggtttggagtgagctggaccgcagagtgaaggcaaaagggccaacaagtgctaagcatctttgggaactccttcaagactgttggaagaccatttcaggtgactacctcttgatgctcatcaagagaatgccaagagtgtgcaaagcagtaatcaaagcaaaaggtggctactttgaagaacctagaatatgacatattttcagttgttttaaacAAAAATTTGTTTTTGCAAACAGTCAGTTGCtgctgtgtatagggttcccaccccggGTAATATATTTACAAAGATCACAGCAGATAAGTAGGATATTCTTTCtgtttctctttttatttttttgtttcaaaaataaagtaTAATAACATACGGCAGTACGTGTGTAAACGTTTTCGGCTATGCAAAGCCTTCCTCAGACACTGTGCCGCACTGTGATGTGGATATGATGGTGAAGAGAGGGTAATGGTTGTGCCAATGGAAACGGAGCTATGCTCCAAACACTCccaaattgcgattcgttaccacgaagtacgAAAAAATTTGGGATTCGATTCGATCATCTCTAGTTAGAGCATACGCATAAACTttttgccatatatatatattcttgttaTAAAAGACTGCAGGTTCCTGTGACTCAACATGTTGATTGCAATTGACATATATTCCAGTAAGAACAAGTTAAACAAGTTAAACATTTGTGGCAAGTTGCTAGGATTTGCCACAAATGTCATATAGATGAGAGTCCCAGAGGTGAAAGCCTCAGCTATCTCAAGAACAGGGCATCTGAACTAAAGGAGAGCAGCAGAGCAAGCATGGCTACCCTCCATTTGCCACCAAGGGAgcaccaaaaatagccaagcgctggtgTATTGAATGATGGCCACCTTGCATAGCTTTCTCTATGAACTGCTATTGGACCTTCCAAAATAGCTGAGTGCACTCACTCGACTATTTTCAGAAAtctcatagcaatgaatggagagcaaacTGACCATGCACAGTGTGGTTTCCCTTATTTTAGGGGCCCCATTCTTGATGGAAGTGGGTCGCAGAGGTGGTACTTGCACCTGTCTGACATTTGTGGCTATAATGTATATGTTCTATATCTAAAATCAATATGTGTAGTATATTACATATTCTGCCTTTGTGGAACTTCCTTTTCTATTATGGGGAGCTGAGTTTTTTATGTGGTAGGAGAAAACATTACTGTATGTTAATATAGATAATGTTTACAGattagtgaatttttcaaaaattcgattcggccggttagccaattttaaaaaaaaatttggttcaatccgaaCATATTCGCAgcaaatcgtgttaaaaaattgctattttctgtcagcctttatagtggtgtagaacactgttccttgcagtaacacgcatagggagtctgttgtggtagtgaaataatactgtgagtctgtatgacatgcagatgacaggtgtcgatcttagaatcactgcacacttcacttatttgggcagtcacagggccaaaactgaccaaataactcaagtataaactcagccttacaggtctatgTTAGAGCCAAGaaaaagcacactccttttacaccatcgtcagctgattccacatagatgtctacacaacctgttctattaactgcttatacaagtagagccccctgacagagtagagagggtgtcagcagtaagtttatgttgacgtcactgattattttgcctctcctctgatccgtcagaacattaaccccaaaaaaactgatcctatctgtggagcatccgccttaactcggtcagcatttggtcagtaatccatcagtattgcttccttatgacagatcagaagggtcaaataaatgatgtcatccaggccgaaaggcaaaatagtggcccagtcatgaagtggggagggtgggaacagcatgaccatccacagagtggccctatgacatagtggtgaggtgaaagcagcatgaggagcccactgagtggcacaattacagcatggaggtggcagcagtagcatcagcaggaggccacagagtggcaaggtgacatgtagcatccctggctgaaagcactagcccatgtgtcagtggttaagtggaccttcccagtaactgcgttggtcagggcacgggtgatgttacgggacacatgctcgTGTAAAGTGGGCACGGCAcactgaaaaatagtggcagctggggactgcgtaacgagggacggccaccgacatcaggctgtggaaggcctcaatgtccacaagcctaaatggcaacatttccagggccagtaatttggaaagttgctttCAAATACCTGGGGTACAGAcatttgtacactgcgctgggacacggaagtggatgtggtcgctgatagtgcttgcgaaggtccagttgcagggcgggaggcatccgggcttgCACCTTCAactggggattggccagcacgtaacacagggggaaaaggaggcagtagtgtgacccgcagacacagattgtggtccCAGGCTTTCGGCCCtcctattatggtgctttgatgccatgcggaggatcatgctggtggtggtgaggttactagtgttcacgcccctggtcgtttttgtatggcacaggttgaaaattacaattcttttgtcgtccacactttcctcaaaaaagcgccagactgcggaacacctaccccttggcaagggagattgcagcaagggggtgctccgtggaacagttgcgggcctgtttggtgtggcccgccttctcccacctcactgcctcttccagcttattgcggtgctgcggatctctccccctctatactgctgtcTTCGCTCGGCTTGCcgtcttcccaggttgggtcagtgacttcattgtccaccacctcctcttcctcactctggtcatcctcctgacttgttgacctaacgacaacctcagttattgacaacggtctcattctcatcatcaacctcttgagacactaatttccattgacttattggcaactgtgtctcatcatcatcatccacctcatgaaacacaaATTGCCAGTCatattcttgtgactgtggatgctcaagagtttgggaaccagggcacaagatcttatgtccctcttcaagcaggtttgtcgagaggcccaaatgaaggaattgcGCTGAatagagctcctcagaatatctgtgtgggatcacttgtctggcaagactctccatggtgggagggtgaggattgggttgaccagactcttggctacagagactggacttggtggaagacagggtggtgcttaaccgacgaagcattatctgctgcactggtctgacttcgagatcattgtcctgcgccgccctgcaaactgggacatgaagctaggtatcgtggatttttttttttttttactctagctCTGGCAGCAGCCACTTCccggtcccttactgcttgctttgttcatattaaatgttatatatgcttaaaagtatgtcacacctacagtagcataggatttgtaactatgcacaattttttatttatttttttaaaaggtatttgggatgtgaaaacatcacacaggagatataccgcagataatgccGCTGATTtcagcacccgatgatgcgttccagcCAATctctaatgccagtaaccaacatggctacagcattacagtgaagggcagcacgtacctgtacgtttattggctgcatagcagccaacataTGGGGAGGAGattcaagcacatgcggtattttgcaccgaataccgccatgtgccaagcatagagatgctcgagccgaactagtgttcggcaGAGGGTTGATGTTtggctagtgttgatcgagcatgctcggccgaacggTAAAAATTCAGCTTTCACTACGCAAgcgagcatgcatcaggccatttgtgaaAGTAactgagggactccctgcctccatctccactgcatattgccactgtgtctgggtcctctgcctcgttttcctcatcgccctgtagctcctcctgtcacctgtgtgtaaaaaccacccatttcgccaCAAATTGCTTGTGCTTCAATGTTCTCCACTAGTTCAGCCCCCCTAGGATTCGATTTTTTGATAAAGAACACAGCCAGGCGGTAGAGGCAGACATTGtggcaggaccaacggcgtgcgAACGTGGAAGCGGAAtctgcatcacctggccaagttgctgggcaggaaccacatctacatccaccacacaatggctaataagtcaaaaaatgattttgaacatatttgcccttgtgtggtgcagttaagACAGAAatgtttccttgtaataaaccctgttaatggctgtatcaaacagcactttcaCCCTgataagaatggtttgctggaattacagagctgtataatggcaatttggatcccgtgtcagtgcagcaaggtgtaataggattgttcctaatacccaggctgtaaccttcccgactgaaccctgttcaacataaatactgtggaatgattcttcCCCACACCTCGAATAGTCttcccctgcacttgtaaatcgtttttttagcacaattaggCCACTTCACACGAgactcaggattcagtgcgggtgctatgcattcacagcacgcattgcacccatgcggaaaactcgccttAAGTTTTTTCTAGTTTTTCTGTTATCTCCtcctgatgtctctccctgcaccaagtacactggaaaatgacagAATTCAATATGGCTGAGGCCATTtaaagggctggctgctgattggctgcatgcatggcaatatgggtgatcccgccttcccagagttccttgctccatgtcctcacacgcgcagcagccattttaggaacaaTGCAGTTACTTACCAAGAAGTGAGGAAATTCGGtgcgaattccacttcgtcaacttattcgctcatctctaataatgttATTGCCATCTGATGTACACTGCCGCGGATCCAATCAGTCAGAAGATACGTGAAAATCAAACAGCGGTGGCAGCATATCCCATCTTTATTAGAGCTTCACAgcatatgaaaataaaaatatattatatatatgtgcaacgtttcggctgtacaACAGACAAAAGGTACAGCCGaaacattgcagattttttgtaTGCTGTGAAGCTCTAATAAAGATGGACTGATGGGAGATGTTGCCACCGCTGTTTGATTTtcccctattctctggataggcgATTAGTATCTGGTGGGGGTCTGCACCCAGGACCCCTGTAAAACAGCTGTATGAAAACACACTGACGCCTACAGTAGCACCATAGCCTTCTCATAGCTTTCCCAAGGCTGTCATGTTACCTTAATTTTTTACGTGGCCTTATTgaagtgcgataccaagcacatctgctatcaaatggacggcgctgtgctcgaGGAGCAGAGGCAGTCATGGTGCTACTGTGAGAGAGTTGTACCCCCAATCAGATAATggggacctatccagagaatagataatCAGTAAAAATCTCAGATAACCCCTATAGTAACTGAAATATTAATACTGCATGGTGTAGTCTACACCTTTTGTGTAATCTATTATTGTACTGTCCCACAAGTCTATATGTCAGCAAAATTACCTTGTAAAATAGAGCTCTAATGGAGGTAATAGGTCTTCCATATTACGCAGCAAAGTACCCCTATGTGATGCTGCTCTAGTAAAGACAGTCGCCATCTATGTGAAGCTTTAGTCTATGAGACTACCGTGTCAAACCCACACTCTTCACATGGAAATTAATATCCACACACTAGaagtgtcaatttttttttttattattcatggtCAATTTAGGTTTGGCCTTTAAAGTTTATGAATAGCAGCTCAAAGGACTACAATGGTCACCATCCAAACTGTGGGTTCATGCAGTTTCATACAGTGATTAACATCTGTTCTCACATTACAGTGTAATTACATTTTTGCTAGCAGCACAGATAGGCATTTACGTGAAATTGAAGCCAACTGCATGTTGTAGTATTCTCAGCAACAATTTGAAATAGACTTTCCATTTTACAGTATACCAAAAGGCTTCTAGATTACTGCTCGGCACTAGAGTCAAGGAAATCACTTAAACTGGTAGACTTTTTAGATATTTCACACCGATTCTGTATTTTCTTTATCTTCAGCATAACGTGGATAGGATTCACCAAGGAGTGGCTGAAGTACATCACTCTTTCCGCTTCTGCGTCGAACAGCACATGTGACACCAGCAAAAATTATAGCCACAAGAAAAAGAGCTGCTATAACTGCTATGGTGACGATCTCTGTACTGCTTAGTGCCTGACCTAAAAGGTAATAGAAATAGTTAGAAACTGTTCTAACTAGCATATAGATTTAGAGCAGTGCATCAAAGAACTCAATTTTAATGAGCAGCAAATTATCTTCTTAAAAGGAAACCTGTAAAGGAGCCAGTTGCAAGTGTCTCCCTATGGCGGTGATGCATGGAAGATTAATCACACATGAGCCATCAATACAAAGCACCTAAGTGATAGACCGTCTAAactgcaggcatggccaacctgcggctctccagctgttgcaaaactacaactcccacaatgccctgtggCAGGCTGATCCataggcagtctgagcatgctgggagttagtttcgcaacagctggagagcctcaggttggcctgCACTAAAGCAAAGCAAGGGACTGTTTCGTAGTTTCCCCTCTTCTAATAAGGGCCACCTCCCTTGAATTTCTAAGGTCCTTTTCACACAAGGgagttttctgcacgggtgcaatgcgtgatgtgaacacaaCACCCACACTGAaacctgaaccattcatttcaatgggtctgtgtacattagTTTTttaatgcatcagttctgcgttgagtgaaaaacgcagcatgttctatattcacacagcccatagaagtgaatggggcttcagtgaaaaactcattgcaGCCGGAAGTGCGGCTGCAATGCGTTTCACTGGatcgttgctaagagatgtttgtaaacagtTAAACacgagggaagaaaaaaaaaaaaaaaaaaaaaaaaaaaaaaaacctgaatgtaattgcagacaaaactgcctgaacttgcttgcaaaatggtgagtTTCCCTGAACTCACCCGGACCTAATCCATTATGCTGTgttaaagaggcctaagccaAGCAACCCCTTGAAGTAGGTCAGCTCCAGTTTCCACTTTCATTAAAATAGTTCTCcaattactattgatgacctatcctcaataccATAGACCTGTGGGCAGGTTTTAAACACTTTAACCTCTACTTTAGAATATAAAATATTCTAGTTTGATACAGCAAATTGCACTAAGTCTTTTCTAGCCCGTTACTTACTAGGCCACTGGACATCATATGAATATCCTAGATTGTCTGTAGCCAAGTTAAACATTTCAATATTGGTCACTGGTGGCCAGAATGGAACCATGTTGTATTGCCGGTTATGACCAATTGGTGCATCTTCCAGTGGATACTGATTAATATCTAAAGGATGGAGAGTAGAGGTACATGTTAAGCCATAAACAATTTAGTGCCAGTATTTGACATCTTTCATCAAGCTTTCCTGATCTCAGTGGATAAGAGCTGTAATAGTCAAGTCCATAAGCATGTTTGGggagaaaataaaaatttatgtTGATTGCAGTTTACTAAGGAAGAAGATCTTACCCACATTATGTCTCCTCAGCCATtcatcaaaaactgcatcagtaaAGGTATGAAGAAGCACAAAGATTGGATCATTTGGAGACAAGTGAGTTTGACCCCCTGTACCATTTAGGAACAGATGAGCTAGATTATGAAGACTTCTTACTGTGGGATTATATTGCCCAGAAGGTTCACTGTAacctataaaataaaacacacatcACAAGGAAAAGAGGGGTGCGCATGTTTAGCTCTCATACTCTGCATAGACCTCTATTAAACATTGAAGCGGTGCCTTCATTACCTTCAATGGAATTCCGAAAGCTTTCTGTAGAGTTTGAAAAGAATGGTGGAGTATCAAACAAATTGACCTCCAAGCAGAGAACTACATCTTCTGGTTCAGGAAGCCTTTGTACCATTGGACGAGCAATATTACCAGCAGGATTTCTTCTGATTGAGTTACCCACTGTATCTGTAATAAAGGTAATTGCATATGTCAAGCTAGCAAAAAAGTCTCCATTATATGCATCCATGTGGTCAGTCAAGTCCGTTTACTTTCTCTAGCAAGTACTTACTGTTACAGATTGTGCCTAAGCTTTCATAATCCTCCACAAATTCACATACAACTTGCCAACGAGAGAACACAGAGTTGGGACTTAAGAGATTTTGATCAAAATTGCTTCTTGCACCGACAAGGTCATCTGTACAAATGTCACATTCATTTCCACCAATAGCAAAGTTCCAGTAAGGAAGTGCAAAAgaaggatcctgtaaaagattctaAACATAAAAGATTGGTTATGCATGGAATACACTTAGGAATTGAAGTTAGAATAGCTAAACAGGCTAGTCATAGATTTAAAAGCATAAACCTAGAAGTGAACCATAAAAGTAAAAAGGAATACACAATAGTTGCCCTCACTGTACCACTAGCATGCAGAAAATATTGCAGTCTAATAGTCTTGTAGAAATCCTGAAAAGATCACAAGGGATAACTTCTACTGATCTGTTTACTTTCAGATTATACCCATCTGAGGAAGAGCTATGTGtaagtttgtttatttttaatatacagTGTAGGGACTGGGATGTTAgacttttttgtaatatactttataggAGAAAGCAATTTCTTTCTACTGGAAAACCATGTAAAGAGTTTTTCGCAAAGCTCTGAGAATTGTGGAGAACAAGTCTTCAGTCCTACTGCGCACTGAAGACACCTGTGTGTAACAGGCTTCAAGCCTGCCTCTTACTACTGCTGTCCCCGACTATGGACAAGTGGCCTAACTATCAATGTCCATAACCCTGCCTATCGGACTTATTATTACACAGGAGTCTTTAGTAATCAGTAACATGCTGAAGATAAAGCTGTAACTGAGTGTTAGTCAGTCTAATAAAAAAACACTATAAACCAAACCAATTACACTTTAATATTAAAGGAATGCTCATTAGAGATCATCTCATGGTGAATTGGTGCCACCAGTTACCAGATGGAGTGAAAAGTTGGTTCATGATTTAATGTAATCTTTTGTGCGGTCACTTAAATCATTGTTTGGCAACAGCATATTGTGGCATCTAAACACTGCCTGCAAACAGTGATTCTGTATGGGACGAGCAATggtattagcgatcgctcctccctatactccccataatgtaaatgcagcagtcaccttcactgatgagcaggcaggtGCAGGAAAGGAACACGTTCcttttattggttttgtttttatggtttcTCATGTCATAATATAAATATAAGGCCATGGGTCAGTTTTAACACATTCATACAAGTAGTTTTTTgtattaaatttgaaaaaaaaaaaaatatttaaaacggTCACCCTAAATTTCTATAAGCAATTTGATTGCAGTGAATTTCAATAGTAATTCAATGCAGTGTATTTTAGAAGCAGAATTGCTATGTTCTTATGGAACCCTGCCAACTTTAGAGCTTCATAGGAACTTCAGACCTGCACTTCTTCCTCCCCCCCCCGTAAACTCAACACATTAACTAACCCCACGTCACATATTTTACAAGTTACATAAACGCTAGAAATTGTGGTAGCCCAACAAAATTTGGGTTGTCAAACTGCCATGTgttaaatttaaataaaatttttggtatctatatttatataaaacTTGTTCTTAAGACCTTTGAGGctaggtcattaaaggggttacccaattTCTCAAacccccccacatgtgccaggttccttacaggtaatatacttaccctgcaccACCGCTGTTGCTTCTCCCAGTATACGGATGAACACAtctggaggggggtggggggagcacagccaatggcaggcggggacgagcctccctagagtCACCCAGATATTTTCAtcagtgtacagggagaagcagcagcgctgGGTGTGAGGTAAATATATTGTGTTCAGAAATTGAATTCCTTGGAGTTATGATGCATGTAAATAGAACTTTGAAAGTGTACACCATGCTAACAGTATAATGAAGTACTTGATATGCACACTACCTCCGCTATGTACAGTAGTGAACACAAACTGCCAATCACCTGGAGTGTGGGGGCAGCATGCCTATCAAGTAGAGCTGAATAAAATTCCATAAATTCATTTATATTGATTCAGTCACACATTTGACCAGAATCATAGTGCTCAGTTTCTCTGAAAAGTCGTACAGGGCACTCTGGGGTCTTCATGACTGCATCTAACCTCTAATACAAAAGAGCCTTAGTAAGGTCAATGTGACAgcaatatatagctatgggtaaaggcATGGTAGCTGGTGGTAAACAgccccttaaaaaataaaatggcagattATGCAAGTTCATATAAAAATTAAATCAAGTTGTCCAAAAACTTCCTGTGGTAGTAGACATCtgccagtgtgttttttttttttaaacccagattaacTCCTGAAAGACCTCCATGTTaatgtcagatgccacgatcagtgaTAAACGCAGCATATGAGGGGGTTCGATGATGGGTGGCAGCACAGTTGCCATTCCTAGTCATTGCACCCGCCACATACAATGAAATGCAGCTGAAGCAAATTTGATAACTTCACTCATCTATAGTGACCACCAATAtcctttttatggtggtcactaacAGGTCATAGGCTAGGCCCCTGCCTTTTTTTACAGTGGCCTAGTCCAAGCGCTGCATGGGTCTCCTGTGCAGCAGAGGATCTTGGATTTCATGAAAACCCGAGCTCCTGCTTTAACAGCCCAGATCAGCAGAAGCACTACTcctggccatttaaccccttaggtcaATAGCAACTGGAGCATCCAAGTCGTTTAGAGAGGGGCTCCCTCTTTCTGGCATTGGCACTGCTGCAAGTTATATTACAAGGTGCCGGTGTCTGAGTATAGCAGCCTAATGAAAGACCCCAGTGATTGCCTGTGTAGTACTGAAAGTATAATACTTCACTGTATACAGTAAATTAGAAGATCAaattgaatggaaaaaaaaatatgctaaataAAGAAAACCCTACACATTTggcatcaccgcatccgtaatgacctgcacTGCATAGTTATTTGCTTTATCCTGCATGGTTAACACTGAAATATAGTACCCCAAAATACCAATAGAAAGTACAAGTCTTTCTGCAAAACTGAAGCTGCAAAAAAtcacgttaaaggggttttaatgtgcaaaagtagtaaacagTTGTATTTGTTATTGCTGTACTTGTTCTGAATTAGAAAATAAAATGTCCTGCCTGCACAGTTATGGCTTATTCACTCTGTCCGTGTTGAATTCATTTTCTCTCATCTCTGAAGGCtctaatcctggttttggctcaccatcactgatagaaatcactgtcTAAAACAAGGACACTCAGTGGAGCAGAAGGAGTTGATTTTGACGTTGACAATGACCATCTATTGCTTGTGGATGTGGGGTGGCTAAGAGGGGAGgatattcacttaaatggggccacaaaagatggggATCGCactctgctgtccgcatccgttgctccattctgtggcctcGCAAAGATTTggcggccaagaataggcatttctataaaaggccatccgttctgcaaattgcagaaggcacacgagcagcatccttttttttgctgaccgcCATTTTAAACTGATTTATGTAGGACAAATCCCAAGATAAGAACTTTGCATTTGCTAAAAAGTTCTGGAGAAATTCTTAAATTAATGTAAAATTGATCCACTCATCTAATATCAAGCGCCTCAGACCATCTGTCAGTATGCTGTACACTTTCAAAGCAAAGCTCAATAACATGGCTTCATCTTAACACTCCAGTGACTGATTATTTTCTCAAAGTAACTTGCAAAACTGTATGTCATTATACAAGTTAATTTCATTAAGGGCATCATTCCTGGTTACTTCCAAATCCTATACTGTCCATCCCTCAAATCAGAAAGCCCAAGCTAacaggcagattttttttatccaaatAAACACATTATGGTCTGGGAACCAACATGTTACAGGGTTGCGcaaatataaatgtatcctgCTCAGATATATCACTTTCCTCCTataccatttatcaaaactgccttattctaAAGTTATCAGCCTACCATTGCACCCTGTAGCAAACTAGTTTTAAAGTAATTTGCTGTTGGACATCCTGTAGTGAAGTCTTGATACAAGATGCACATGCTCCTTCCCTTCAATAACCACACCACTATGTGCAGTGTCTGTTGACAATACACAGACATAAGGATGAGATTCTCTGTTATAACCTGccttctgatccttagctgtgtcatgtgaccagcactctgatctccaactgacattCCTATAAGGGCTCGTTAACACAACCGTATGTCTTTTCCCAtgttttgcgggctgtttttcACAGAACTGttcctttttgtttgtttttctgtatggtgtatacagtatttacatagaaaaaaattgggctgggcataacattttcaatagatctttccgcaaaaacagaactgatatggaagacatacgatgcatttctgtatgtgttctttttgcagacccattgacttgaatggagccatggaacgtgatttgcaggcaataggaCATGTgccatctttcaacggaacggaaaaatggaaactgaatgcattgttttttgcagaaccattgaaatgaatggttccttatacggaacgcaaaagaggtcatgtgaaca
This portion of the Bufo gargarizans isolate SCDJY-AF-19 chromosome 1, ASM1485885v1, whole genome shotgun sequence genome encodes:
- the TYRP1 gene encoding 5,6-dihydroxyindole-2-carboxylic acid oxidase, with the protein product MTFYEAWRFCSVVLVFTLFHDLVTAQFPRQCATPEALLSGECCPGVFPQLSPDASDQCGFTVGRGLCGPISVDSRPHGPQYQLDGTDDREQWPIRFFNRTCICNGRFYGYNCGSCRPGWTGDNCDQQLVAVRRNILDLRAEERRRFIAALDLAKNTVHPDYVIATRHYNELIDQESNTTNFQNISIYDFFVWTHYYSVSKTFLGPGQGSAGGIDFSHEGPAFLTWHRYHLMQLERDIQNLLQDPSFALPYWNFAIGGNECDICTDDLVGARSNFDQNLLSPNSVFSRWQVVCEFVEDYESLGTICNNTVGNSIRRNPAGNIARPMVQRLPEPEDVVLCLEVNLFDTPPFFSNSTESFRNSIEGYSEPSGQYNPTVRSLHNLAHLFLNGTGGQTHLSPNDPIFVLLHTFTDAVFDEWLRRHNVDINQYPLEDAPIGHNRQYNMVPFWPPVTNIEMFNLATDNLGYSYDVQWPSQALSSTEIVTIAVIAALFLVAIIFAGVTCAVRRRSGKSDVLQPLLGESYPRYAEDKENTESV